Below is a window of Synechococcus sp. RSCCF101 DNA.
CGCCTGCTGGTGTGGATTCCGCTGGCGGCCATCGGTCTGACGGGCTGGTTCCACCGTGCCCCGACGATGGCGCCGGCACCTCCCGGTCCGGTCTCCGGGGCCGCTGAGCTGGAAACGGCGGACGCCCTGGAGCGACAGGCCGATCAGCAGAGGCGGGTGGCTGAGCTTCTGGATCGCTTCGCCGGGGCCCAGCTGGTGAGTCAGTACTGGGGAACCTGGGTGAGCAGCCTGGAGACCCTCGACATCGCCCAGCACAGGGATCTGCAGCCTCAGTTGCGCACCTCCCCCATCACGGCCGAGCTGACCGTGCTGCCGGATGCCGGCTCGAGCCGCTACCTGGGCAAGGTGCAGCGGGTCAACGAGCGCACCTCGGTGGTGCTGTGCCGGCGCTCCCTCGAGGCCGGAAGCGCCGATGGCTGGGAGTCGGGCCTGGATGAGCCGGGCTGCCCGGCCGGTTGGGAGCCCTTCGAGGAGGCTGCGCTTCAGGTGGCGGGCTCCTGAGCGGCGCTTGTGCAGCGCGACGGAGGAGCCGACACTCTCCCGGCGGGCGAATCAACAGAGCCTGACTGTCGCGAGCTGAGACACATTGTTCATGTCGCAAGATGCGACACAGTTGCATTCGATTGAGGTCCTGTCCGGTTTCGCACCTGTGACACGAATGTGTGCGGATGTGACCCCGGTGACTAGGTTGGAGTTGACGTCTTTTTTTCGCCGTCCGTGTTGACCCGTCTCGCTGCCGGCGCCTTTGCCGGTGCAGCTATTTCGGCTATTGGCGCCTCCGCCATGGCTGGTCCCCTGATGCCTGCTGAGTACCCCGTTCGCTGGAACACCGGCGGTGCGGTCTGGTCCACCAGCATGGATGACTTCGCCACCTTCCTGGAAACCGGCGACATCGAAGACCGCGCCCTCCTCTCCGGCCTCAACAATTCCGGCTGGAGCCACGAGGAAGTCCGCTCCGGTCTGAGCAAGACCTACGACGTGGATCTCATCGGTGTCTCACGCTTCCTCTACTCCGATGAGGGGGTGAAGTTCCTCAAGAACCAGACCACCAGCTACTTCCCCTACTGGGCGATGACGGACACCTCCGTCGTGGCCCTGCGTTCGGCGATCATCGCTGACGCCGCCGACGGCAGCATCTCCTCCGCCGGCATCATGTCCAACCTGCCGGTGAACTTCCGCCTGGCCGACACCTGCGGCACCTACACCGGCGCCCAGAATGTCTGCGCTGAGGGCCAGTGCTCCGGCGACGCCCAGTGCACCTCCCTGCTGTCCTGGTACGTCTTCCTGCCGGCCTGCATCCAGGCCAACCAGGTGGCGATGGCCGAGCCCGCCCCCCGTCCGGCTCCCGCCCCCGCTCCGGCCCCGATGCCGATCCGCGGCCTCTGGTGATCCGGCGCTGCCGCCCAACCGCGGCGGACCCTGCAACCCCCGGGTCACCCCGGGGGTTTTCTCATGCCTGAGGAGACCTGAGCCTGGCGCGGGTGAGCCAGTGCCGAAGCTCCTGCCGCAGGCTCTGACCCTGCCGGTCCCTGAGCTGATCCCTCAGTGCGCTCACCGTTTCGGCGGCGATGCCGTGGCTCTCCAGCAGGTGGCGGTAGGTGCTGCCCGGCTGGAACCAGCGGCGCAGCAGTGCCCCTTCGATCGGCAGGCGCAGGGTCTCGCTCCATTCCTCCTGCTGCAGCTCCCAGCCCTCCTGCTCCAGCAGCCCCATCCGTTCCGGTGCTGGCCGCCGCCGGCTCAGCCAGTCCGCTTCGATGGCGGCGATGACCTCCAGGTGATCGCGGCTCAGATGCGCTGTGGCCTGCAGAGGAGCTGTCTCCTGCAGCAGGGCCTGCGCCGGGCCGAGCACCGCCGCACTGTCCAGCAGCCGCAGTTCCGCGTCGGGCGCGGCCAGGTCTCTCAGTCCGTTCAGGGGCGGCGTCTGCCCGATCGCCGCAGGATCCACCAGCAGCTGACGCCCCGCCAGCCACTCGAACCGGGTGCCCGGATCCAGGGCCGGAGAGAAGCCGGGCACTCCGGCAGAGCGGGCCTCCATCAGCATCAGGGCCGGCTGCTGCAGGGGGTCGAGCAGGCTGATCTGATCCCGGAGCCGCTCTCGGCCGGCCGCGTCGGCGCAGCCGATGGTCACGCCGCCCTCGGGCGTGTGGGCCAGGGGGTCGAGGGCCCAGAGCAGGGAGGGGCTGTTCACGATCAGCACCCGGTCGTGCCGCCGCCAGCGGGCTCCTTGCCACAGGCGCTCCTTCAGGCGGATCAACCGGTCGCCCTCACTGGCCAGCTGGCGGCTGATCCAGCGCAGGATGCCGGGATCCTCGGGGCCGTGGCTGAGCAGCAGGGGCTGTTCGGCCTCCAGCTCCGTGGTGGTGGCGAGCTGGGCGGCGCGCCGTTCCTGCAGGCGATCACGCAGCTGGCCCTCCCAGCCGAGGCGGCCCGGCTGCCAGAACACCTCCTCGGCCAGTCCGGCCGGCAGATAGCGCTGCGCCACCCAGTGATCGGTGTAGGCGTGCGGATAGCGGTAGCCCACGCCATCCCCGAAGCCCTCTCTGTCGCGGTTCGCGTCCCGCAGCGGCGAGGGCACCTCCTGATCGCTCGCCTGCCGCACCGCCTTGAGCGCGTCGAACACTCCCAGAGCGCTGTTGCTCTTCTCGGCGCCCGCCAGATAGAGAGCGGCCTGGGCCAGGGGAAAGAGCCCTTCCGGCAGGCCGACCCGCTCGAAGGCTCCGGCGCAGGCCTCCACCACCACCACCGCCATCGGATCGGCCAGCCCCACGTCCTCCCCGGCGGCGATCAGCATGCGGCGGAAGATGAAGCGTGGGTTCTCTCCCGCCTCCACCATGCGAGCCAGCCAGAACAGGGCCGCATCCGGGTCCGAGCCCCGCAGCGACTTGATGAAGGCGCTGATCGTGTCGTAGTGGGCGTCGCCCTGCTTGTCGTAGAGCACCGCCCGCTCCTGGATCGAATCCTCGGCGATGGCCAG
It encodes the following:
- a CDS encoding alpha/beta hydrolase, yielding MLTRLAAGAFAGAAISAIGASAMAGPLMPAEYPVRWNTGGAVWSTSMDDFATFLETGDIEDRALLSGLNNSGWSHEEVRSGLSKTYDVDLIGVSRFLYSDEGVKFLKNQTTSYFPYWAMTDTSVVALRSAIIADAADGSISSAGIMSNLPVNFRLADTCGTYTGAQNVCAEGQCSGDAQCTSLLSWYVFLPACIQANQVAMAEPAPRPAPAPAPAPMPIRGLW
- a CDS encoding AAA family ATPase, translating into MSDLFSQQAEARRAALAPLADRLRPRNLEEFVGQGGILEPGRLLRRAIVADRVGNLILHGPPGVGKTTLARIIANTTRARFRSINAVLAGVKDLRAEVEQARERLGQHGLRTILFIDEVHRFNAAQQDALLPWVENGTLTLIGATTENPYFEVNKALLSRSRLFRLQPLLPSELRRVLQQALQDPERGYGQRRVEVSEAAADHWIQTAAGDARCLLNALELAVESTPSDAAGAVRIDLAIAEDSIQERAVLYDKQGDAHYDTISAFIKSLRGSDPDAALFWLARMVEAGENPRFIFRRMLIAAGEDVGLADPMAVVVVEACAGAFERVGLPEGLFPLAQAALYLAGAEKSNSALGVFDALKAVRQASDQEVPSPLRDANRDREGFGDGVGYRYPHAYTDHWVAQRYLPAGLAEEVFWQPGRLGWEGQLRDRLQERRAAQLATTTELEAEQPLLLSHGPEDPGILRWISRQLASEGDRLIRLKERLWQGARWRRHDRVLIVNSPSLLWALDPLAHTPEGGVTIGCADAAGRERLRDQISLLDPLQQPALMLMEARSAGVPGFSPALDPGTRFEWLAGRQLLVDPAAIGQTPPLNGLRDLAAPDAELRLLDSAAVLGPAQALLQETAPLQATAHLSRDHLEVIAAIEADWLSRRRPAPERMGLLEQEGWELQQEEWSETLRLPIEGALLRRWFQPGSTYRHLLESHGIAAETVSALRDQLRDRQGQSLRQELRHWLTRARLRSPQA